Proteins co-encoded in one Theileria equi strain WA chromosome 3, complete sequence genomic window:
- a CDS encoding hypothetical protein (encoded by transcript BEWA_009300A) — protein MFGILRPSAILKSVGPIRSLFPTVNDCLKLFEGGSSPQAADLYNALRYLTQTHVNSRDALNDSRISDFLNHVDTAIPTLNTSYLGNYALRMKALLQVARMTKNEETKQKALKIIENIAASILEKDAPATDLAKVAYVAAQAGVDNPQLNESAKRKVTLQIDNIPPNVLNMALTLGRQADSDLRVFTSLLVEKLTELTDRFTAEDVVNTIKTLADKRILKGFLLRRLSTLITDNLDQFSKQQLSLSLLGLAECKFLTHACFMDVFSSLRPQLNELNVSQKILVAYAGCFANIDPNNKNMLDLVKSIDSTIHLDSLAAKYIYSCAYYKHYEHTLQETLDKILSKELRLQTRESLLLKEAIDAISNDTDSITVTITNSVENWFDRCEDFKMKLLEGNRMFSDVKKILSDSDLHFEPLQRVGPVLVDLVDHENKRCIMVEVPIIYNDHTLNTRLLGKLGYRCHVVRYWGWRQASSQREELCCVFRLFDRNREGKLSLTQFKQMLQAIGIYLTKQELEFLEYEGHIRGGFSLQDLYAIGEVFYNDTVIKEKVKQSLRSHFPGSTKISKETLERLLITLGAQLRVGRSEVQQFLKFYVGDGREDMDFDRFIELVLSE, from the exons ATGTTTGGGATACTACGTCCTAGTGCTATCCTCAAATCTGTAGGACCTATTCGATCATTATTTCCAACGGTAAACGATTGCCTAAAACTTTTCGAGGGCGGTTCTTCTCCTCAAGCAGCAGATTTGTACAACGCTCTCAGATACCTAACGCAAACTCATGTTAATTCCAGGGATGCACTCAATGATAGCAGAATTTCGGACTTCTTAAACCATGTGGATACGGCTATACCGACTTTAAATACATCATACCTCGGAAATTATGCTCTCCGAATGAAAGCATTGCTTCAAGTTGCACGTATGACAaaaaatgaagaaactAAACAGAAAGCACTCAAAATCATTGAAAATATTGCAGCAAGTATCTTGGAGAAAGATGCCCCTGCAACGGATCTTGCAAAAGTAGCGTATGTAGCAGCTCAAGCTGGTGTCGACAATCCACAGCTTAATGAATCTGCAAAACGTAAAGTTACTCTACAAATCGACAATATCCCACCCAATGTGCTGAACATGGCCTTAACTTTGGGACGCCAAGCAGATAGTGATCTACGTGTCTTTACTTCTCTCTTAGTAGAAAAACTTACAGAACTTACGGACAGATTTACAGCCGAAGATGTCGTAAATACTATCAAAACGCTTGCCGATAAAAG AATTCTAAAGGGGTTTCTGTTACGCAGGCTCTCCACATTGATAACTGATAATTTGGATCAGTTTTCAAAACAGCAGTTATCTTTATCTCTTCTGGGACTTGCTGAGTGTAAATTTCTTACGCACGCTTGCTTCATGGATGTATTTAGTTCACTCAGGCCGCAACTGAATGAATTAAACGTTTCCCAAAAAATTCTG GTGGCGTATGCAGGTTGCTTTGCAAATATTGACCCtaataataaaaatatgcTCGATTTGGTAAAATCCATAGATTCCACCATACACCTGGACTCTCTGGCAGcaaaatatatttattCTTGTGCTTACTACAAGCATTATGAGCATACTCTTCAAGAAACTTTAGATAAAATTTTGTCGAAGGAGTTAAGATTACAAACAAGAGAATCCCTTTTGCTCAAGGAGGCAATAGATGCAATTTCCAATGATACGGATTCGATAACGGTTACAATAACCAACTCCGTGGAAAATTGGTTTGATAGATGCG AGGATTTTAAAATGAAATTACTTGAGGGAAACCGAATGTTCAGCGATGTTAAAAAGATTCTAAGTGACTCTGACCTTCATTTTGAGCCACTCCAAAGGGTTGGACCTGTTTTGGTAGACCTGGTAGAtcatgaaaataaaagatGTATAATGGTTGAGGTTCCCATAATTTACAATGATCATACTTTAAATACGAG ACTCCTCGGGAAATTGGGATATCGTTGCCACGTGGTAAGATATTGGGGCTGGAGACAAGCCTCAAGCCAG AGGGAGGAACTATGCTGTGTTTTCAGGCTATTCGATCGGAATCGCGAGGGAAAACTTTCTCTTACACAATTTAAGCAGATGTTACAAGCAATTGGTATATATCTAACAAAACAAGAGCTAGAATTCCTGGAATATG AGGGACATATAAGAGGCGGATTCAGTTTGCAGGATCTTTATGCCATAGGAGAAGTTTTCTATAATGATACAGTGATAAAGGAAAAAGTAAAGCAGTCCCTGAGGAGCCATTTTCCAGGTTCTACAAAAATAAGCAAAGAAACGTTGGAAAGGCTACTCATTACTTTAG GAGCACAACTAAGGGTTGGAAGGTCCGAAGTTCAGCAATTTCTAAAGTTTTACGTTGGAGATGGCAGAGAGGATATGGATTTCGACAGATTTATAGAACT AGTATTATCGGAGTGA
- a CDS encoding hypothetical protein (encoded by transcript BEWA_009310A) translates to MSQRILKVTTFDTAPPLLPQHGVAKRALASQVGNNRLLPENLTKVKNTAEIPKSLRCICPSQDTLKIKSKIRSISYNSTGSRLYIATRDVIYLLNTQTLAVDFSLSVKCTMLIAHPKLPDCFALLLQGTNSSKPSVKIYEVKKNTKNLKGELVVTHVITSAFEDSWYTGCWSLDGRFIALVDRDDILQFVDLNECIQNVNKELQKEHSIKLDCEAYGLLYTLDSLIIQRVDGAIQIINDSKDSIVERAHSHIVTAASFSKSTNILATGGSDHVVNIFDINEDYTCVGTFPRIEGQISSLSFSTDGTFLAWGTKDTAATLDLQAGSYSTTSDLSMHRDDKLGGSGNDVATEDFSLTVAAINPCEIYYQHNTPCSVTHVAFSPNKYVIAYACDFDAFPKSGHSTHSNLVGFLHL, encoded by the exons atgtctCAGAGGATCCTGAAGGTTACCACATTCGACACCGCTCCTCCGCTACTGCCTCAACATGGAGTAGCGAAGAGAGCTTTAGCATCGCAAGTTGGAAATAATCGTTTATTGCCAGAAAACTTGACCAAAGTGAAAAACACAGcagagattccaaaatcGCTGCGTTGTATATGCCCATCCCAGGATACgttgaaaataaaaagtaAAATAAGAAGCATTTCATATAATTCAACTGGAAGCCGACTATACATAGCCACTAGAGATGTAATATACCTGTTAAACACCCAGACCCTGGCTGTGGACTTCAGTCTTAGCGTAAAATGCACAATGCTCATTGCCCATCCAAAGTTACCAGATTGTTTTGCACTTTTACTTCAG GGTACCAATTCCTCAAAACCTTCTGTAAAGATTTATGAAGTAAagaaaaatacaaaaaacCTGAAAGGAGAATTGGTTGTAACTCATGTTATAACTAGCGCATTTGAAGACAGTTGGTATACAGGTTGCTGGTCCTTGGATGGACGTTTCATTGCTCTAGTAGACAGAGATGATATTCTGCAATTCGTAGATCTGAATGAGTGCATTCAAAACGTAAATAAAG AGTTACAAAAGGAACATTCAATAAAACTAGATTGTGAAGCCTATGGACTATTGTATACTTTAGATTCCTTGATAATTCAGAGGGTAGATGGTGCCATTCAAATCATAAATGATTCTAAGGATTCTATTGTAGAAAGGGCACATTCTCATATTGTAACGGCTGCATCTTTTAGTAAAAGCACTAATATTCTTGCTACCGGTGGAAGTGATCATGTGGTCAATATTTTTGACATAAATGAAGATTATACATGTGTTGGTACATTTCCTAGGATCGAAGGTCAAATTAGCAGCCTTTCATTTAGTACTGATGGAACTTTTTTGGCTTGGGGAACAAAAGACACTGCTGCAACTCTAGACTTGCAAGCTGGTTCATATTCAACCACCAGTGATTTGTCAATGCATCGGGATGATAAGTTAGGAGGGTCTGGAAATGATGTGGCCACCGAGGACTTTTCACTCACTGTAGCTGCTATCAACCCATGTGAAATCTATTACCAACACAACACACCGTGCTCCGTTACACATGTCGCCTTTTCTCCAAACAAATACGTTATCGCATATGCTTGTGATTTTGATGCTTTTCCCAAATCGGGGCATAGTACACACTCCAACCTTGTTGGATTCTTACATTTGTAA
- a CDS encoding uncharacterized protein (encoded by transcript BEWA_009320A), producing the protein MKYITRLGTIVTIASLLFLSSNFGANASLIDRITYFLTSFERELREYKPESGDGLTPDGFQGQDPSKTADNSLGGDALAPESFWETYDKLANPLLQNLPPDFKKHYAYFLIFYIVLILYSYLGSFRNKRIAKKFLEVVEPVLDDNFAYLERKKSALIPKSWHSFEIYASGRTSCKSVIISLELVKRECFWQENIIRLVFPSRDRVAVEVTFDSLDSISFAICHRRSNKEFISYNQELLRYSTTYDCKDVPDCFRMYINSPDKSVTQYANHVLSQIRVLLPILDSFYISDSASMDGESNSRPELVAVFYLTNNTGDYSKIIRFVMDIIDYSKNYSLPVKVREAIVKERTNIKVASEKNAKTSKEEENDTHQHVTPEKLKKLEEKLLKKSKNPAVPGIKIKVENKINLIAQFVIFKP; encoded by the exons ATGAAATATATCACAAGATTAGGTACCATTGTGACCATTGCCTCACTATTATTCCTGTCTTCAAACTTTGGCGCCAATGCCTCGTTGATCGACCGTATAACATACTTCTTAA CGTCATTCGAACGAGAACTGCGGGAATACAAGCCAGAGTCAGGAGATGGTTTAACACCAGATGGTTTTCAGGGCCAAGATCCTTCTAAAACTGCTGATAACTCCTTAG GTGGTGATGCTTTGGCTCCAGAATCCTTTTGGGAAACTTATGATAAACTTGCAAACCCACTTCTTCAGAACTTACCTCCGGATTTCAAGAAGCACTATGCATActttttgatattttacatAGTGCTTATTCTATATAGTTATCTGGGATCATTTAGGAACAAGAGAATTGCGAAAAAATT CCTAGAGGTTGTAGAGCCGGTTCTGGACGATAACTTTGCATACTTGGAACGTAAGAAGAGTGCATTAATTCCAAAGTCCTGGCATTCCTTCGAAATCTATGCATCTGGTCGAACTAGCTGCAAGAGTGTTATTATTTCACTCGAGCTTGTAAAAAGAGAATGCTTCTGGCAGGAAAATATCATTCGTCTCGTATTTCCATCACGGGATAGGGTTGCAGTAGAGGTTACTTTTGATTCGTTAGATTCCATTAGTTTTGCAATTTGCCACAGGAGATCTAACAAGGAATTTATATCTTATAACCAGGAGCTTCTTCGATACTCTACTACCTATGACTGCAAAGATGTCCCAGATTGTTTCAGAATGTACATTAACTCACCGGATAAGAGTGTTACTCAATATGCAAATCATGTGTTGTCTCAAATAAGGGTTCTTTTGCCCATTTTAGATTCATTTTACATATCGGATTCGGCGTCCATGGATGGTGAATCTAATTCTAGGCCAGAACTTGTTGCTGTGTTCTATTTGACGAACAATACTGGAGATTATAGCAAGATCATAAGATTTGTTATGGATATTATCGACTATTCAAAGAACTATTCCCTTCCTGTCAAGGTTAGAGAGGCCATTGTCAAGGAAAGAACCAACATAAAGGTTGCGTCTGAAAAGAACGCCAAGACTtcaaaggaagaggag AATGATACACATCAACATGTTACCCCCGAAAAGTTAAAGAAGTTAGAAGAAAAACTACTCAAGAAGAGCAAAAATCCAGCCGTACCTGggataaagataaaggtGG aaaataaaataaaCCTCATTGCACAATTTGTTATATTTAAACCCTAA
- a CDS encoding HCNGP-like protein domain-containing protein (encoded by transcript BEWA_009330A): MSIADKDSFRVPEVLDVEMPSKLLEEIERLKKLKEQGITPNRNIEESMEFKNPYLLEKIMKVFDINGYCSNYNKNVYDPAIYETLANEPLEDETGILNTLDIDIFAVLAEKKQKRRKRSGWTDK, translated from the exons ATGTCCATCGCGGATAAGGACAGTTTCAGGGTACCGGAAGTTTTAGACGTAGAAATGCCATCAAAACTCCTG GAAGAGATAGAGCGTCTGAAAAAATTGAAGGAGCAGGGAATAACACCTAATCGCAATATAGAGGAATCCATGGAGTTCAAAAATCCGTACCTTCTGGAG AAAATCATGAAAGTGTTTGATATTAATGGTTATTGTTCGAattataataaaaatgtttatGACCCTGCCATATATGAAACCCTTGCCAATGAGCCATTGGAAGACGAAACAGGTATACTAAACACATTGGATATTGACATATTCGCCGTTTTAGCtgaaaagaaacaaaagaGAAGAAAACGTTCTGGATGGACAGACAAGTAA
- a CDS encoding hypothetical protein (encoded by transcript BEWA_009350A), whose protein sequence is MYLKAKQSAEDYELDYMHYNSTKGVDRLKNEGISHLIIMKYHNTSDFSNKLPLFEALHSITAAGDISNGFKIYDPQDREELSKSDCEIKNKGLSSKVLTYGEEIICNKIESLQRALKTLLVAVHEKGKIDDVKSELSFTEDTDELLLYSFNLAELHSQKNPKKSSLKILASHGVIGSFFGSNGHRIQALQQEHSVNVSVTTKRVHFPGSNNKGVLLIHGRLPNVLKVLRPLYKAMQEEIIRLFIDDTVKIKAHNVRLEIEVLITESLRFVMDRNKYFKQIMQISGANMRVIKQTFEDGPVQERVLVIFGKQKEVEIALEKVAIMIQDDLNFRFYSYMNYPDLTVSTNVNDYTSQNRFIPGKKTFTDNVDGTSSSSKQTSYSKKRLPNHKIEFNDR, encoded by the exons ATGTATCTTAAAGCTAAGCAATCAGCGGAAGATTATGAACTAGACTACATGCACTATAACTCAACTAAGGGAGTTGATCGCTTGAAGAATGAAGGTATATCGCATTTAATTATCATGAAGTACCACAATACTTCAGACTTTAGCAATAAACTTCCATTATTTGAAGCTTTGCATTCAATAACTGCAGCTGGGGATATTTCTAATGGCTTTAAGATATACGATCCGCAAG ACCGTGAGGAATTGTCAAAAAGTGACTGTGAAATCAAAAATAAAGGTCTCTCTTCAAAGGTATTGACCTATGGTGAAGAAATAATTTGCAACAAGATTGAAAGTTTGCAAAGAGCACTGAAGACACTACTGGTGGCAGTACATGAAAAAGGAAAGATTGATGATGTGAAATCAGAATTGAGTTTTACTGAAGACACAGATGAATTACTTCTCTACAGTTTTAATTTGGCAGAATTACACTCCCAAAAAAATCCGAAGAAATCCTCATTGAAGATTCTGGCATCACATGGTGTTATAGGTTCATTCTTTGGGTCGAACGGGCATAGAATACAGGCGTTACAACAAGAGCACAGTGTCAATGTATCCGTTACCACAAAGCGTGTACACTTTCCTGGATCGAACAATAAGGGTGTATTGCTTATACATGGTAGACTGCCAAATGTACTCAAAGTATTACGCCCACTTTATAAAGCAATGCAAGAAGAAATCATACGCCTGTTTATTGATGACACTGTTAAGATTAAAGCTCACAATGTAAGGCTAGAAATTGAAGTTTTGATCACAGAATCTTTACGATTTGTGATGGATAGAAATAAATACTTCAAACAGATTATGCAAATAAGTGGAGCGAACATGAGAGTAATAAAGCAAACGTTTGAGGATGGTCCAGTACAGGAAAGAGTGTTGGTCATTTTCGGTAAGCAAAAAGAGGTGGAAATAGCGCTAGAAAAGGTCGCTATAATGATACAGGATGATTTGAACTTTCGATTTTATAGCTATATGAACTATCCGGATCTAACAGTTTCAACGAACGTCAACGATTATACTAGCCAAAACAGATTCATTCCAGGGAAAAAAACCTTTACAGACAACGTTGATGGGACGAGCAGCTCTAGTAAACAGACATCTTACAGTAAAAAACGATTGCCTAACCACAAAATTGAATTCAACGATAGATAA
- a CDS encoding WD domain, G-beta repeat family protein (encoded by transcript BEWA_009360A) — MAFFTNTKFLGSAVLFITILLNTALIGFVVYLHSVAYNRFLSFIVTDSTFGTTSIIGACIGLYGFLSGNISALSTEFYHAIVSVVFTSGLTALHVVSAQYLSPTIKDYDSLFNCFYLTSGAFILMAIANAYVALLIGRFMKENSEARENNKLSTHENNSDKFYDTCKLNETTYSTQV, encoded by the coding sequence ATGGCTTTCTTTACCAACACAAAATTCTTGGGATCAGCCGTACTATTTATTACCATATTGCTAAATACTGCCTTGATCGGATTTGTGGTATACTTGCACAGTGTGGCATATAATAGGTTTTTGAGTTTTATTGTGACTGATTCAACCTTTGGAACCACTAGCATAATTGGAGCATGCATAGGTTTATACGGATTTCTAAGTGGCAACATAAGTGCATTATCAACAGAGTTTTACCACGCTATTGTTTCAGTGGTATTTACATCAGGTTTAACAGCATTACATGTAGTTTCAGCTCAGTATTTGAGTCCAACCATAAAGGACTATGACAGTTTATTCAACTGTTTTTATCTGACATCCGGAGCTTTTATTCTTATGGCGATTGCAAACGCATACGTTGCACTGTTAATCGGACGTTTTATGAAGGAGAATTCAGAGGCACGCGAAAATAACAAGTTGTCGACTCATGAGAACAATAGTGACAAGTTTTACGATACATGCAAGCTTAATGAGACTACTTATAGTACACAAGTATAA